One genomic window of Hymenobacter sp. J193 includes the following:
- a CDS encoding T9SS type A sorting domain-containing protein, with the protein MNTRTASADAVRVVSQWRGLLPGTYTGAGTKTIRFLSSRILLPGEPVTVGVTSQAATLATGKSIVPTQFQFAAQVLAGNARFRPEEEVLNAGLNPKNLASGDLNGDGRLDLAVVNSGSNHIGIRLSVGDGTFTSSPNVSVGTTPREVALGDVNGDEKLDIAAVNYDSNTVSICLGAGNGMFSSASSVSVGVGPNSVALGDVNGDGHLDLVTSNTYYLTPSVSVRLGVGNGTFSGTGTLTDASTNIPQQVLLRDVNKDQKLDLIMRYATYGNSGVSIRLGTGSGTFGTSLRLPIGTPQDVELADVNEDGNVDLLVPDGGSAVFVRLGNGNGTFTSAPNVALPYSNCGMALQDLNGDGHLDMAVAITRSNTVSISLGVGDGTFRRAVDEVVGAGPLDVVLADLNGDARPDLVAVNGDNGSLSVRLGAGDGRFSATAQTLGGDVVREVKQGDVNNDGLTDLVLVDSSQDRIHVRLSTGDGTFISAPSVSLLPTAWSTTLGDLNGDGNLDLATAHYGIDMVTIRLGAGDGTFSGSTYFTVGSAPYAVAIGDLNGDGLADLAVANTRSNTVSICRGNGNGTFSTTVNVPVGSFPNTVIIHDLNEDGNLDIVTANLYGNNLSIRFGNGNGTFTNAPDVPVGVNPGRVEVHDLNKDGKGDLVVANSRTGNVSIRLGDGTGSFTSAADVPVGTTPTEMAIGDLNADGNLDIVTANAAANSVSMRLGNGDGTFRGSANLLVGVEPGSVLLSDHNRDGKADLTILSRASGTLSILPGNGTGAFDGTSDLTVGTAPASVALGDLNADGLLDAATCNYTAGTVSVRLGTGAGRFANAPDVSVGLNPLSLALGDVNGDNQLDLVTANSGASTISVRLGGGNGTYSSAADVSVGSSPRSVALSDINGDGRLDIVTANYNAHTVSIRLGNGDGTFGGTTNITVGNFPHCVALGDLNGDGVQDIAIANSGASSVSTRLGVGNGTFTNGPTFIAGTTPQHLALGDLNGDGTLDLVVADKTSTGVAHIGLGTGTGTFAAVATILVGAGSQYVALGDLNADGKLDLVMSNSSVHTVSMRLGTGTGAFTGNTNIVVGKAPYSVALGDIDGDGDVDIVTSSYIGNTLSARLNNGGTGIPDSPPLPVELIQFSALRAATTQVQMRWHTAQEKNNAGFYIEKGIDGRHWQPVGFVSGHGSTTTAHVYNYSDTEAGAAYYRLTQQDHDGTKTRSEVRYVAGGAAVVEVLQLFPNPAATTVQLVGTDAGAEVQLLTLQGHLLRRCPAGTTQLDVRGLAAGLYLVRCGRQAARLVVQ; encoded by the coding sequence ATGAACACGCGTACGGCTTCTGCCGATGCCGTACGCGTAGTTAGCCAGTGGCGTGGGCTCTTGCCGGGCACCTATACGGGCGCGGGCACCAAGACCATTCGCTTTCTTTCGAGTCGCATATTGCTACCCGGAGAGCCAGTCACAGTGGGTGTTACTAGTCAGGCGGCCACCTTGGCTACGGGTAAGTCCATAGTGCCCACGCAGTTTCAATTTGCCGCCCAGGTGCTGGCGGGTAATGCTCGATTTCGTCCTGAAGAGGAAGTTCTGAATGCGGGCCTCAACCCGAAAAACTTGGCTTCGGGTGACTTAAACGGCGACGGCCGCCTAGATTTAGCGGTAGTCAACAGCGGCTCAAACCATATCGGTATTCGACTAAGCGTCGGCGACGGCACCTTTACCAGCTCCCCCAACGTGAGCGTGGGCACCACTCCAAGGGAAGTAGCTTTAGGCGACGTAAATGGTGATGAAAAGCTGGATATAGCAGCGGTCAATTATGACAGCAATACAGTAAGCATCTGCCTGGGAGCAGGCAACGGCATGTTCAGTAGTGCAAGCAGCGTAAGTGTGGGTGTAGGGCCAAATAGCGTGGCACTGGGCGATGTGAACGGCGACGGCCACTTAGACTTGGTTACCTCTAATACCTATTACCTGACCCCTAGTGTGAGCGTTCGGCTTGGAGTCGGCAATGGTACGTTCAGCGGCACCGGTACGCTCACCGATGCCAGCACAAATATCCCACAACAGGTACTGCTGCGCGACGTGAACAAGGACCAGAAATTGGACCTGATCATGCGCTATGCTACCTACGGCAACTCGGGCGTATCTATTCGGCTGGGTACTGGTAGCGGTACATTTGGCACTTCTCTTCGACTGCCAATAGGTACTCCACAGGACGTAGAGTTGGCTGATGTGAACGAAGATGGCAACGTAGACCTGCTGGTTCCTGATGGGGGAAGTGCGGTGTTTGTTCGTTTAGGAAACGGTAACGGCACGTTTACCAGCGCTCCTAACGTCGCACTGCCTTACAGCAACTGCGGCATGGCACTTCAGGATCTGAATGGGGATGGCCACCTGGATATGGCCGTAGCCATCACCAGATCCAACACGGTGAGTATTAGTTTGGGAGTCGGCGATGGTACCTTTCGTAGGGCGGTCGATGAGGTAGTAGGAGCTGGGCCGCTTGATGTAGTGCTTGCTGATCTGAATGGGGATGCCCGGCCCGACTTGGTCGCTGTCAACGGTGATAACGGCAGCCTTAGCGTACGCCTGGGGGCCGGCGACGGCCGTTTTTCCGCGACAGCACAAACACTCGGTGGCGATGTTGTTCGTGAGGTGAAGCAGGGGGATGTGAATAATGACGGCCTAACCGATTTGGTACTCGTTGATAGCTCGCAAGACCGCATACACGTGCGCTTGAGTACCGGCGATGGTACATTTATCAGCGCCCCTAGCGTATCCTTGCTTCCCACCGCTTGGAGCACGACGCTAGGTGACTTGAATGGCGACGGCAACCTGGATCTGGCGACGGCCCATTACGGTATTGATATGGTCACTATTCGTCTGGGAGCCGGCGACGGTACGTTCAGTGGGTCTACCTACTTTACTGTAGGCTCCGCGCCCTATGCAGTGGCTATCGGCGACCTGAACGGGGACGGGCTAGCCGACCTAGCTGTGGCGAACACGCGAAGCAACACCGTTAGCATTTGTCGGGGCAACGGCAATGGCACCTTCTCCACCACTGTCAACGTGCCTGTAGGCTCCTTTCCTAATACGGTTATCATCCACGATCTAAATGAGGATGGAAATCTGGATATCGTAACAGCGAATCTTTACGGCAACAACCTTAGCATTCGGTTCGGCAACGGCAACGGTACCTTCACCAATGCCCCCGACGTGCCCGTGGGCGTTAATCCAGGACGTGTGGAGGTACACGATCTGAATAAGGACGGAAAAGGGGACTTGGTTGTAGCTAACTCCCGAACCGGCAATGTGAGCATCCGATTAGGCGACGGCACCGGCAGCTTCACCAGCGCGGCTGATGTACCTGTGGGCACTACTCCCACCGAAATGGCCATAGGCGACCTGAATGCAGACGGCAACTTGGACATTGTGACGGCCAATGCGGCGGCCAACTCCGTCAGCATGCGTTTGGGTAATGGTGATGGTACTTTCCGGGGCTCCGCTAATTTGCTCGTGGGGGTAGAACCCGGATCCGTTCTGCTCAGTGACCATAACCGGGACGGCAAAGCCGACCTGACTATTCTCAGTCGGGCAAGCGGCACGCTAAGCATCCTTCCGGGCAATGGTACCGGAGCGTTCGATGGCACGAGTGACCTGACAGTCGGCACCGCGCCAGCCAGTGTGGCATTGGGTGACTTAAACGCTGACGGCTTGTTAGATGCAGCTACTTGCAACTACACTGCTGGTACGGTTTCGGTTCGGCTGGGCACTGGCGCAGGGCGCTTTGCTAATGCCCCCGACGTGAGTGTGGGCCTCAATCCGCTAAGCTTGGCCCTTGGTGATGTCAACGGCGACAATCAGTTGGATTTGGTCACCGCCAACAGCGGCGCCAGTACCATTAGCGTCCGCCTTGGCGGCGGCAATGGTACCTACAGCAGCGCGGCTGATGTAAGCGTGGGAAGTAGTCCACGCAGCGTAGCCTTAAGTGATATAAATGGCGACGGCCGTTTGGATATTGTGACGGCCAACTACAACGCGCACACTGTAAGCATACGGTTGGGAAACGGCGACGGTACGTTCGGCGGCACCACTAACATAACCGTGGGAAATTTCCCGCACTGCGTAGCCCTCGGTGATTTAAATGGAGACGGAGTTCAGGATATAGCCATTGCTAACAGTGGAGCAAGCTCCGTCAGCACCCGCTTGGGGGTAGGCAATGGTACCTTCACCAACGGGCCGACGTTTATAGCAGGTACTACGCCTCAACACCTAGCCTTGGGTGACCTAAACGGAGATGGGACGCTAGACTTGGTCGTAGCCGACAAGACCAGTACTGGGGTAGCTCACATCGGCCTGGGCACAGGTACTGGTACGTTTGCTGCCGTCGCTACTATACTTGTGGGAGCCGGCTCCCAGTACGTTGCTTTAGGCGACTTGAATGCAGACGGAAAGCTTGATCTGGTGATGAGTAATTCCAGTGTCCATACGGTGAGTATGCGCCTGGGTACCGGAACGGGGGCATTCACTGGCAACACCAACATAGTGGTGGGCAAAGCCCCGTACAGCGTAGCTCTGGGCGACATAGACGGTGACGGGGACGTAGACATAGTAACCTCGAGCTATATAGGCAACACCCTGAGCGCGCGCTTGAACAATGGTGGAACCGGCATACCAGACTCCCCGCCTTTGCCTGTCGAATTAATTCAATTCAGCGCCCTGCGCGCCGCGACTACGCAGGTACAGATGCGCTGGCACACGGCTCAGGAAAAAAACAATGCTGGCTTCTATATCGAGAAAGGCATCGACGGCCGCCACTGGCAGCCCGTGGGCTTTGTGTCCGGCCATGGCAGCACCACTACTGCCCACGTCTACAACTACTCAGATACCGAAGCCGGTGCGGCCTACTACCGTCTCACCCAGCAGGACCACGACGGCACCAAGACCCGCTCGGAGGTGCGCTATGTGGCCGGTGGCGCGGCAGTTGTAGAGGTGTTGCAACTGTTTCCTAACCCGGCCGCTACCACCGTGCAGCTCGTGGGTACCGATGCAGGGGCTGAGGTGCAGTTGTTGACGCTACAAGGGCACCTGTTACGCCGTTGCCCAGCCGGCACGACCCAACTCGATGTACGCGGCCTGGCAGCCGGCCTCTATCTGGTACGCTGCGGCCGGCAAGCGGCGCGGCTGGTGGTGCAGTAA
- a CDS encoding nitroreductase, translated as MAANPLLPTPEQFNHLVLARRSIQPVQFEPGRVIPDDMVLQLLENANWAPTHKRTEPWRFVVFKGEGLKRLAEFQSGLYRAQAGELVDEKKAQKLAQNPLLASHVIAIGMKRHHILPEIEEVEAVACAVQNLHLSAVAYGLGGYWGSGGITYVEEAKPFFGLGPDDKLLGFFYLGYVAQLPGRNLRKPIEEKVSWVRD; from the coding sequence ATGGCTGCCAACCCGCTTCTGCCTACTCCCGAACAGTTCAACCACCTTGTGCTGGCCCGGCGCAGTATTCAGCCGGTGCAGTTCGAGCCTGGCCGCGTAATCCCCGACGACATGGTGCTGCAGCTGCTGGAAAACGCCAACTGGGCGCCCACGCACAAGCGCACCGAACCCTGGCGCTTTGTGGTCTTCAAGGGTGAAGGACTGAAGCGGCTGGCCGAGTTTCAGTCGGGGCTCTACCGCGCGCAGGCCGGGGAGCTGGTGGACGAGAAGAAGGCACAGAAGCTGGCGCAGAATCCGCTGCTGGCCTCGCACGTCATTGCCATCGGCATGAAGCGCCACCACATCCTGCCCGAAATCGAGGAAGTAGAAGCCGTGGCCTGCGCCGTGCAGAACCTGCACCTATCGGCCGTGGCCTACGGGCTGGGCGGCTACTGGGGCTCGGGCGGCATTACGTACGTGGAGGAAGCCAAGCCTTTCTTCGGCCTCGGCCCCGACGACAAGCTGCTCGGCTTCTTCTACCTGGGCTACGTAGCCCAGCTTCCCGGCCGCAACCTGCGCAAGCCCATCGAGGAGAAAGTCTCCTGGGTGAGGGATTAA
- a CDS encoding antibiotic biosynthesis monooxygenase: protein MSKLITRIWHGTTAAHHADDYLQYLEESGIRDYRQTPGNLGVQVLRRLEGEVCHFWTVTRWDSYASIQGFAGEDYEKARYYPEDAQYLLEFEPTVLHCETFEF from the coding sequence ATGAGCAAGCTTATTACCCGCATCTGGCACGGCACCACGGCCGCCCACCACGCCGATGACTACCTCCAATACCTGGAAGAATCCGGCATCCGGGACTACCGCCAAACGCCCGGCAACCTGGGCGTGCAGGTGCTGCGCCGCCTAGAAGGGGAGGTCTGCCATTTCTGGACCGTTACGCGCTGGGACAGCTACGCCAGCATCCAGGGTTTCGCCGGCGAAGACTATGAGAAGGCGCGGTACTACCCCGAAGACGCGCAATACCTCCTGGAGTTCGAGCCCACTGTCCTACACTGCGAGACGTTCGAGTTTTAA
- a CDS encoding MBL fold metallo-hydrolase produces MSYKRTGWICLVLWLLALPVPAQTAFTVVPLGVRGGGDESNLSCYLVAAAGTSAYIGLDAGTVRAGLVRAVAANAFRAPVEAILRDSIRGYCLSHPHLDHVAGLLLNAPDDARKPLYGLTGCLETLQKSYFNWQAWPNFGPGGAAPALGKYMFQPLAPGPETALTGTDLFVRVFPLSHGPGYESAAFLLRHRGSYLLYLGDTGADALEKSGLLRALWQAVAPLVQRGQLKALFIEASYPNEQPENQLFGHLTPRLLLQELDVLAQLTGPKALRGLPVVVTHSKPTADNEALVQRQLGAANGLGVRFVFPQQGQRLGF; encoded by the coding sequence ATGAGCTATAAACGAACTGGTTGGATTTGTCTGGTGCTGTGGCTGCTGGCCCTCCCAGTTCCTGCCCAAACAGCCTTCACCGTAGTGCCCCTGGGCGTGCGGGGTGGCGGCGACGAAAGCAACCTTTCCTGCTACCTGGTGGCTGCGGCCGGCACTTCTGCCTACATCGGCCTCGACGCCGGCACCGTGCGCGCCGGCCTGGTCAGGGCAGTAGCTGCCAACGCTTTTCGGGCGCCCGTTGAAGCCATCCTGCGCGACTCCATCCGGGGCTATTGCCTTTCGCACCCGCACCTCGACCACGTGGCCGGCCTGCTGCTCAATGCTCCCGACGACGCCCGCAAACCCCTCTACGGCCTGACCGGCTGCCTCGAAACCCTGCAGAAAAGCTACTTCAACTGGCAGGCCTGGCCCAACTTCGGCCCCGGCGGCGCGGCCCCTGCCCTGGGTAAGTACATGTTTCAGCCCCTGGCGCCCGGCCCCGAAACGGCCCTGACCGGCACCGACCTATTCGTGCGCGTGTTCCCGCTCAGCCACGGCCCGGGCTACGAAAGTGCGGCTTTCCTCCTGCGCCACCGCGGCAGCTACCTCCTGTACCTGGGCGACACCGGTGCCGATGCCCTGGAAAAGTCCGGGCTGCTACGGGCGCTGTGGCAGGCGGTGGCCCCGCTGGTGCAGCGCGGGCAACTGAAGGCCCTGTTCATCGAAGCCTCGTACCCCAACGAGCAGCCCGAAAACCAGCTGTTCGGCCACCTCACGCCCCGGCTGTTGCTGCAGGAGCTGGATGTGCTGGCGCAGCTCACTGGTCCCAAGGCACTGCGTGGGCTGCCGGTAGTTGTCACGCACAGTAAGCCCACGGCCGATAATGAGGCCCTGGTTCAGCGGCAGCTTGGGGCGGCCAATGGGCTGGGCGTGCGGTTTGTTTTCCCGCAGCAGGGCCAGCGGCTGGGGTTTTGA
- a CDS encoding tetratricopeptide repeat protein encodes METTRYLQKQADAGDTDALFRLGYRLAFGRHRLRPVTWEKVLHYWETAAKQGHRRALFYLGTCYEHGRGVPIDLHQAYQYFLQAAEQGHIDAAYNVGFSLRNGNGVEQNLPLAVSWFRRAAEAGDAEAQRDLGYCYMLGVGVPEDYSQAVYWYRKAARNGDRKAQYNLGLCYLSGEGVAASDRWAAFWFGKAAGAGHRKAKQELKRLFTNRTSRNQP; translated from the coding sequence ATGGAAACCACGCGCTATCTGCAGAAACAGGCTGATGCCGGGGATACTGATGCCCTGTTTAGGCTCGGCTACCGGCTGGCTTTTGGCCGCCATCGGCTCCGCCCGGTGACCTGGGAAAAGGTGCTGCACTATTGGGAAACAGCGGCGAAACAGGGGCATAGACGCGCGTTATTTTACTTAGGCACTTGCTACGAGCACGGTAGAGGAGTACCTATCGATTTGCACCAGGCATACCAGTATTTTCTGCAGGCGGCGGAACAAGGGCATATTGATGCGGCCTACAACGTTGGGTTTAGCCTCCGGAACGGAAATGGAGTGGAGCAGAACCTGCCTTTGGCGGTATCATGGTTCCGGCGGGCCGCCGAGGCCGGAGATGCAGAGGCTCAGCGCGACCTGGGCTACTGTTATATGCTGGGTGTGGGAGTTCCAGAGGATTACAGCCAGGCGGTGTACTGGTACCGGAAAGCGGCCCGGAACGGGGATAGGAAGGCCCAATACAACCTGGGTTTGTGCTATCTGTCCGGTGAAGGCGTGGCGGCTTCCGACCGTTGGGCAGCCTTCTGGTTTGGCAAAGCGGCTGGTGCCGGGCACCGCAAGGCCAAACAGGAGCTGAAGAGACTGTTCACAAACCGAACCTCCCGGAATCAGCCATGA
- a CDS encoding GNAT family N-acetyltransferase yields MLFRDARPEDIPQLTAVRFAVRENVLRNRALVTEAHYLDYLTRRGRGWVCEVNGAVAGFAIADLQDHSIWALFVHPDFDQRGIGSHLHQLMLDWYFQQTPETIWLSTSPGTRAEAFYRRQGWQETGRTSSGEVRFEMTKTGWTERGG; encoded by the coding sequence ATGCTTTTCCGCGACGCCCGGCCCGAGGACATTCCCCAGCTGACAGCAGTGCGCTTTGCCGTGCGCGAAAACGTGCTGCGCAACCGCGCCCTCGTCACCGAAGCGCACTACCTCGACTACCTCACGCGCCGGGGCCGCGGCTGGGTGTGCGAAGTAAACGGAGCGGTGGCAGGCTTTGCCATTGCCGATCTGCAGGACCACAGTATCTGGGCCTTGTTCGTGCATCCTGATTTCGACCAGCGCGGCATTGGCAGTCATCTGCACCAACTCATGCTCGACTGGTACTTCCAACAAACCCCCGAAACCATCTGGCTCAGCACCAGCCCCGGTACCCGCGCCGAGGCATTCTACCGCCGCCAGGGCTGGCAGGAAACCGGCCGCACCAGCAGCGGCGAAGTACGCTTCGAAATGACGAAGACAGGGTGGACTGAAAGAGGAGGGTAG
- a CDS encoding MFS transporter, which yields MSFSPRRSRAAVSALFFLSGLCFASWASRIPDIRLQLGLSEGQLGQLLLAMPLGSLLALPLAGWLTDTYGSRRVVQLASALYALSLPLLGLAPTTWTLAAVLVLFGSAGNLLNISVNAQALEVQKSYGSSVIMGSFHGLWSLAGFVGGIVATWLVGWHQPPLVHFAGISAALLVLLLVVRGSLPKPTGHASGTGFVLRMPDGQLLRLGLIALFGLLCEGCMFDWSGVYFQKVVQADKAWVTSGYVAFMSTMALGRFGSDFLTSHLGVARVLQLSSALICLGLLTAVLFPGLPTALLGFLLVGFGTSSVIPLTYSAAGRVKGISPGVALALVSTVGFFGFLAGPPLIGLLAQLFNLRLSFAFVALMGAAIGLLAIGMPNSQEAEPTPLEPTPEPLAETASTGLLPK from the coding sequence ATGTCTTTTTCTCCCCGCCGGAGCCGCGCCGCCGTTAGCGCGTTGTTTTTTCTCAGTGGCCTGTGCTTTGCCAGCTGGGCTTCCCGCATCCCCGATATCCGCCTGCAACTGGGCCTTTCCGAAGGGCAGTTGGGCCAGCTGCTGCTGGCTATGCCCCTGGGTTCCCTACTGGCCTTGCCCCTGGCCGGCTGGCTCACCGATACCTACGGCAGCCGCCGGGTGGTGCAACTAGCTTCGGCCCTCTACGCCCTCTCTCTGCCCCTGCTGGGCTTAGCCCCTACCACCTGGACGCTGGCCGCCGTGCTGGTTTTGTTCGGCAGCGCCGGCAACCTGCTCAATATTTCCGTGAATGCCCAGGCCCTGGAAGTGCAGAAAAGCTACGGCAGTTCCGTCATCATGGGCTCGTTTCACGGTCTCTGGAGCCTGGCCGGCTTTGTAGGCGGTATAGTAGCTACCTGGCTCGTAGGTTGGCACCAGCCGCCGCTCGTGCATTTTGCCGGTATCAGCGCGGCGCTACTGGTGCTGCTGCTGGTCGTGCGGGGCAGCTTACCCAAGCCTACGGGGCACGCCAGCGGTACCGGCTTTGTGTTGCGCATGCCTGATGGGCAACTACTGCGCCTGGGGCTTATTGCCTTGTTTGGGCTGCTCTGCGAAGGGTGCATGTTCGACTGGAGCGGGGTGTACTTTCAGAAGGTAGTGCAGGCCGACAAAGCCTGGGTCACCAGCGGCTACGTGGCCTTCATGAGCACTATGGCTCTGGGCCGCTTCGGCTCCGATTTTCTGACCAGCCATCTGGGCGTGGCACGGGTGCTGCAATTGAGTAGCGCCCTTATCTGCCTGGGGCTGCTCACGGCGGTGCTGTTTCCTGGTTTGCCCACGGCGCTGCTGGGTTTTCTGCTGGTGGGCTTTGGCACCTCGTCTGTAATTCCGCTTACCTACAGTGCCGCGGGGCGCGTGAAAGGTATTTCGCCGGGCGTGGCGCTGGCGCTGGTATCCACGGTAGGTTTTTTCGGATTTCTGGCCGGCCCGCCGCTTATCGGGCTGTTGGCCCAACTGTTCAACCTGCGGCTGTCCTTCGCCTTCGTAGCCCTGATGGGAGCGGCCATCGGTCTCCTCGCCATCGGGATGCCTAATAGCCAGGAAGCAGAACCCACGCCGCTTGAGCCAACCCCCGAGCCCCTGGCTGAAACTGCGTCCACCGGGCTTCTACCCAAGTAA